The following coding sequences lie in one Myxococcus xanthus genomic window:
- a CDS encoding RNA polymerase factor sigma-32, translated as MQASNSFSSPDSLSTYLSEINQYPLLTQPQEQELSKRFRAGDLAAGHQLVTANLRFVVKVAYEYRSYGLKMSDLIQEANIGLMKAVQKFDPDKGIRLISYAVWWIRAYIQNCILKNWSLVKLGTTQAQRRLFFSLARTRRELEKMGAGDANVVNAEEIARKLNVKASEVREMEQRMGGRDLSLDAPMGEDGDATHLDFVESESASAVDEVADRQQANLTRELVQRALRRLDPRERFIIEQRVMGDAEMTLSELGEHFGFSRERARQLEIRAKDKLKLALATLMAEAGVDESTLNA; from the coding sequence ATGCAGGCTTCCAACTCCTTCTCCTCCCCTGATTCGCTCTCCACCTACCTGTCGGAGATCAACCAGTACCCGCTGCTCACCCAGCCGCAGGAGCAGGAGCTGTCGAAGCGCTTCCGCGCGGGAGACCTGGCCGCGGGCCACCAGTTGGTGACGGCGAACCTCCGCTTCGTGGTGAAGGTGGCCTACGAGTACCGCTCCTACGGCCTGAAGATGTCGGACCTCATCCAGGAGGCGAACATCGGCCTGATGAAGGCCGTGCAGAAGTTCGACCCGGACAAGGGCATCCGCCTCATCTCCTACGCCGTCTGGTGGATTCGCGCGTACATCCAGAACTGCATCCTGAAGAACTGGAGCCTGGTGAAGCTGGGCACCACGCAGGCGCAGCGCCGCCTCTTCTTCAGCCTGGCCCGCACGCGCCGCGAGCTGGAGAAGATGGGCGCCGGCGACGCGAACGTCGTCAACGCCGAGGAGATTGCGCGCAAGCTGAACGTGAAGGCCTCCGAGGTGCGCGAGATGGAGCAGCGCATGGGTGGACGGGACCTGTCCCTGGACGCGCCCATGGGCGAGGACGGCGACGCCACGCACCTGGACTTCGTGGAGTCCGAGTCCGCCTCCGCGGTGGACGAGGTCGCCGACCGGCAGCAGGCCAACCTCACCCGCGAGCTCGTGCAGCGCGCCCTGCGCCGCCTGGACCCGCGCGAGCGCTTCATCATCGAGCAGCGCGTCATGGGTGACGCGGAGATGACGCTCAGCGAGCTGGGCGAGCACTTCGGCTTCTCCCGTGAGCGCGCCCGTCAGCTGGAGATTCGCGCGAAGGACAAGCTCAAGCTCGCGCTGGCCACGCTGATGGCCGAGGCCGGCGTCGACGAGAGCACGCTCAACGCCTGA
- a CDS encoding SDR family oxidoreductase, with protein MSKSRRKVVLITGASSGIGQACAELLGAHGHAVHGTSRHPRADGAHHRMAVLDVTDEDSVQRAVASVLAAEGRLDVVVNCAGFVMAGAVEDVSVEEAQRQMDTNFFGVLRVCRAVLPTMRAQRSGLIVNISSMGGAAGLPFQGLYSASKFALEGMTESLRQEVAAFGIEATLLQPGDVLTRVREYRQRARQSGPGSAYQEAFERVMNLVESGEGTGVPPEQVARKLLALMERQRVDVRYSVGHLSQRVGLVSKRLLPGRTFEHIVMALHGMSRR; from the coding sequence ATGAGCAAGTCGCGACGCAAGGTGGTCCTCATCACTGGCGCATCCTCTGGAATCGGTCAGGCCTGCGCGGAGCTCCTGGGGGCACATGGCCACGCCGTCCATGGTACCAGCCGCCATCCCCGCGCGGATGGTGCCCACCATCGGATGGCCGTGTTGGACGTCACGGATGAGGATTCCGTTCAGCGCGCGGTGGCGTCGGTGCTCGCGGCCGAGGGCCGGCTCGATGTGGTGGTGAACTGCGCGGGCTTCGTGATGGCCGGCGCCGTGGAGGACGTGTCCGTCGAAGAAGCCCAGCGGCAGATGGACACCAACTTCTTCGGCGTGCTGCGCGTCTGCCGGGCGGTGCTGCCCACGATGCGCGCGCAGCGGTCGGGCCTCATCGTCAACATCAGCTCCATGGGCGGCGCCGCCGGGCTTCCCTTCCAGGGGCTCTACAGCGCCAGCAAGTTCGCCCTGGAGGGGATGACGGAGAGCCTCCGGCAGGAAGTCGCCGCCTTCGGCATCGAGGCCACGCTGCTGCAGCCCGGGGATGTCCTCACGCGCGTGCGCGAGTACCGGCAGCGCGCCCGGCAATCCGGTCCCGGGTCCGCCTACCAGGAGGCCTTCGAGCGCGTCATGAACCTGGTGGAGTCAGGAGAAGGCACGGGCGTTCCTCCCGAGCAGGTCGCCCGGAAGCTCCTGGCCCTGATGGAGCGGCAGCGCGTGGATGTGCGCTACTCCGTGGGGCACCTGTCGCAGCGCGTCGGCCTGGTGTCGAAGCGCCTGCTGCCCGGGCGCACCTTCGAGCACATCGTGATGGCGCTCCACGGCATGTCGCGGCGCTGA
- a CDS encoding winged helix DNA-binding domain-containing protein — protein MPARVLGQRALNRALLQRQWLLQRSRAGVVDALEHLVGLQAQATHPPYGALWTRLDGFQQESLTRLITERQVVRAGMMRGTLHLVTARDCLALRPVLQPALDRGLKHSSHGKQLAGVEAQALVAEGRALLEARPSPRGELGQRLQERWPGHDASALSMGFSSLEPLVVVPPCGTWGHGERMVYATAESWLGQRFEPAAPPDALVMRYLAAFGPASAKDLQAWSGLSRMGAVLERLRPGLRAFRDEHGVELFDTPDARRPDPDTPAPVRFLSEFDSVLLAHADRTRIISDAARKRVFTINGIVRATILVDGFVRGTWRIERARGTATLSITPFARLSREDRSALTDEGARLLAFAAADVQHADIRFERVG, from the coding sequence GTGCCGGCCCGGGTCCTGGGGCAGCGGGCCCTCAACCGGGCCCTGCTCCAGCGTCAGTGGCTGTTGCAGCGCTCCCGGGCGGGCGTGGTGGATGCACTGGAGCACCTGGTGGGGCTTCAAGCCCAGGCCACCCATCCTCCCTACGGCGCATTGTGGACGCGGCTGGACGGCTTCCAGCAAGAGTCGCTGACCCGGCTCATCACCGAGCGTCAGGTGGTGCGCGCCGGGATGATGCGCGGGACGTTGCACCTGGTGACCGCGCGAGACTGCCTCGCGCTGCGTCCCGTGCTGCAACCCGCGCTGGACAGGGGGCTGAAGCACTCCTCCCATGGCAAGCAGTTGGCGGGCGTGGAGGCTCAGGCGCTGGTGGCGGAGGGACGGGCGCTGCTGGAGGCACGTCCCAGTCCCCGGGGCGAGCTGGGCCAGCGGCTCCAGGAGAGGTGGCCCGGCCATGATGCGAGCGCCCTGAGCATGGGCTTCTCGAGCCTGGAGCCGCTCGTCGTGGTGCCACCCTGTGGAACGTGGGGCCATGGCGAGCGGATGGTGTACGCCACCGCCGAGTCCTGGCTCGGCCAGCGCTTCGAGCCCGCCGCGCCGCCAGACGCGCTGGTGATGCGCTACCTCGCCGCGTTTGGCCCCGCGAGCGCCAAGGACCTGCAGGCCTGGTCGGGCCTGTCACGCATGGGCGCTGTCCTGGAGCGGTTGAGGCCTGGACTGCGCGCCTTCCGTGACGAGCACGGCGTCGAGCTGTTCGACACCCCCGATGCCCGGAGGCCCGACCCGGACACGCCCGCGCCCGTCCGCTTCCTGTCCGAGTTCGACAGCGTGCTGCTGGCCCACGCGGACCGCACGCGCATCATCTCCGATGCCGCCCGCAAGCGTGTCTTCACCATCAACGGCATCGTGCGCGCCACCATCCTCGTCGATGGCTTCGTTCGAGGAACCTGGCGCATTGAACGCGCCCGCGGCACCGCGACCTTGAGCATCACGCCCTTCGCGCGGCTGTCGCGTGAGGACCGCAGCGCGTTGACTGACGAGGGCGCGCGGCTGCTCGCCTTCGCCGCCGCGGACGTCCAGCACGCCGACATTCGCTTCGAGCGGGTGGGGTGA
- a CDS encoding S1 family peptidase has protein sequence MGLLLAAGACGPSVVPVSPEALTPARRAVVGGAPEPRFPAVAAIVPVSPFCGEPDEAARVLCTGTLVAPRVVLTAAHCVETADAPRVFSVVFAAETARASAAQRIRVVEGRLHPAWRPGVSDLGVLILASDAPVAPLAWEARAFPADGVGRLARVVGFGVDGEGGSGLRRGGLSRITSVEADAFSVEAAPAMSCGGDSGGPVFIEQDGLERLVGVTSFGDLTCTTGTNTRVDVHADFIQAAIDDASRGAPVRTPVEPDVDSCAQRCRAHVDCPVGMACVAREDGTRSCAVAGLEAGHFGPACTGALGEHPCVKAGSACRLWLPCSEPRDATAQGGCAAAGSGNPGLIPLVLLAWSWGRGRRAKGGSSASAFQSLLACQPLWHVV, from the coding sequence GTGGGACTCCTGCTGGCGGCGGGAGCGTGTGGTCCTTCTGTCGTCCCTGTCTCCCCGGAGGCGCTCACCCCGGCGCGGCGGGCCGTGGTGGGCGGAGCGCCCGAGCCGAGATTCCCCGCGGTGGCCGCCATCGTCCCCGTCTCGCCCTTCTGTGGTGAGCCCGACGAGGCGGCTCGCGTGCTCTGCACGGGCACGCTGGTGGCGCCTCGGGTGGTGCTGACGGCGGCGCACTGCGTGGAGACCGCGGATGCGCCGCGGGTGTTCTCGGTGGTGTTCGCCGCGGAGACGGCCCGTGCCTCGGCCGCGCAGCGCATCCGCGTGGTGGAGGGCCGGCTCCATCCCGCGTGGCGTCCGGGTGTGAGCGACCTGGGCGTGTTGATTCTCGCCAGCGATGCGCCAGTCGCTCCGCTGGCCTGGGAGGCGCGGGCGTTTCCCGCCGACGGCGTGGGGCGGCTGGCGCGGGTGGTGGGCTTCGGCGTGGACGGGGAGGGCGGCTCGGGCCTGCGCCGAGGTGGCTTGTCCCGAATCACGTCGGTTGAAGCGGACGCGTTCTCCGTCGAAGCGGCGCCAGCGATGTCGTGCGGCGGGGACAGCGGTGGCCCGGTGTTCATCGAACAGGACGGCCTCGAGCGCCTGGTCGGTGTGACTTCGTTTGGTGACCTCACCTGCACCACGGGGACGAACACCCGCGTCGACGTGCACGCGGACTTCATCCAGGCGGCCATTGACGACGCCTCACGAGGCGCGCCCGTCCGGACGCCGGTGGAGCCAGACGTGGACTCCTGCGCGCAGCGGTGCCGTGCGCATGTGGACTGTCCCGTGGGCATGGCGTGTGTCGCGAGGGAAGACGGCACCCGGAGTTGCGCGGTGGCGGGGCTCGAGGCGGGCCACTTCGGGCCTGCCTGCACCGGCGCGCTGGGGGAGCATCCGTGTGTGAAGGCGGGCTCGGCGTGCCGGCTGTGGCTGCCCTGCTCCGAGCCGCGGGATGCAACAGCGCAGGGAGGGTGCGCGGCGGCAGGGAGCGGAAACCCCGGCCTGATTCCGCTGGTGCTCCTGGCCTGGTCCTGGGGACGTGGCCGTCGCGCGAAGGGCGGGTCGTCCGCGAGCGCCTTCCAGTCGCTGCTCGCCTGTCAGCCCCTCTGGCATGTTGTTTAA
- a CDS encoding AraC family transcriptional regulator: METTKTRETLEHWRMGFMGRVANPLFAEELFDRVPDIVFSVKDIRGRYVCISEACAERCGLKSKAAAVGRTAHELFPQYMADRYVRQDEKVFRTGRALVDNLDLTLFNNRKPGWCLTSKVPLFDATGEVMGLACLSKDVHEPGRAGLVDERFAGTIDYIQANYGERLRIDSLARRAGMSAAQFERRMRRIFQLSAGQFIMKTRIDEAAERLVEDAQPIAAIALGVGFCDQSALSRQFKQVTGLSPRQYRQLVVATSVPGASRGKRTR; the protein is encoded by the coding sequence ATGGAAACCACCAAAACGCGTGAAACCTTGGAGCACTGGCGGATGGGCTTCATGGGGCGGGTGGCGAATCCGCTGTTCGCGGAGGAGCTGTTCGACCGGGTGCCGGACATCGTCTTCTCGGTGAAGGACATCCGGGGGCGCTACGTGTGCATCAGCGAGGCGTGCGCGGAGCGCTGTGGCCTGAAGAGCAAGGCGGCGGCGGTGGGGCGCACGGCGCACGAGCTGTTCCCCCAGTACATGGCGGACCGGTACGTGCGACAGGACGAGAAGGTGTTCCGGACGGGGCGCGCGCTCGTGGACAACCTGGACCTGACGTTGTTCAACAACCGCAAGCCGGGCTGGTGTCTGACGAGCAAGGTGCCGCTGTTCGATGCCACGGGCGAGGTGATGGGGCTGGCGTGTCTGTCCAAGGACGTGCACGAGCCGGGGCGCGCGGGGCTGGTGGACGAGCGCTTCGCGGGGACCATCGATTACATCCAGGCGAACTATGGGGAGCGGCTGCGCATCGACTCGCTGGCGCGGCGGGCGGGGATGTCCGCGGCGCAGTTCGAGCGGCGGATGCGGCGCATCTTCCAGCTGTCGGCCGGGCAGTTCATCATGAAGACTCGCATCGACGAGGCGGCGGAGCGGCTGGTGGAGGATGCGCAGCCCATCGCCGCCATCGCCCTGGGGGTGGGGTTCTGTGACCAGAGCGCGCTGTCTCGCCAGTTCAAGCAGGTGACGGGGTTGAGCCCGCGACAGTACCGGCAGCTCGTCGTCGCCACGTCCGTGCCGGGAGCGTCACGGGGCAAGAGGACTCGCTGA
- a CDS encoding dihydrodipicolinate synthase family protein: MNLWTGVLPAITTPFNADLSVDHGTVRSHVRWLVSQGCTGIIPCGSLGEGATLSQEEKVAVMRTCVDAVKVPVIPGIAALSTAEAVRLARAAEEAGCAGLMVLPPYVYSSDWREMKAHISAVLRATKLPCLLYNNPVAYKTDFTPAQLAELAAEHDNAVAVKESSTDARRVTAIRALLGDRLAVGVGVDDCLVEGVDAGARFWVAGLVNAFPAESVRLFELALAGKKQAAFELYRWFLPLLRLDTVTRFVQLIKLVQQEVGWGHERVRGPRLELAGAEREECLRVLREALANRPAL; encoded by the coding sequence ACCACGGCACGGTGCGCTCACACGTGCGCTGGCTGGTGTCGCAGGGCTGCACCGGCATCATCCCCTGCGGCTCACTGGGCGAGGGCGCGACGCTGAGCCAGGAGGAGAAGGTCGCGGTGATGCGCACGTGCGTGGACGCGGTGAAGGTGCCCGTCATCCCGGGCATCGCCGCCCTGTCCACGGCGGAGGCCGTGCGGCTGGCTCGCGCCGCGGAGGAAGCGGGCTGCGCCGGGCTGATGGTGTTGCCCCCGTATGTCTATTCCAGCGACTGGCGCGAGATGAAAGCCCACATATCCGCCGTCCTGCGCGCCACGAAGCTGCCGTGCCTGCTCTACAATAACCCCGTCGCCTACAAGACGGACTTCACCCCCGCCCAGCTCGCGGAGCTGGCCGCCGAGCATGACAATGCGGTCGCCGTGAAGGAGTCCTCCACCGACGCCCGTCGCGTCACCGCCATTCGCGCCCTCCTGGGAGACCGGCTGGCCGTGGGCGTGGGCGTGGACGACTGCCTCGTCGAGGGCGTGGACGCGGGCGCGCGCTTCTGGGTGGCGGGGCTGGTCAATGCGTTCCCCGCCGAGTCCGTGCGACTGTTCGAGCTGGCCCTCGCTGGAAAGAAGCAGGCCGCTTTCGAGTTGTACCGCTGGTTCCTGCCGCTCTTGCGCCTGGACACCGTCACCCGGTTCGTCCAGCTCATCAAGCTGGTGCAGCAGGAAGTCGGCTGGGGCCACGAGCGGGTGCGTGGACCTCGGCTGGAGCTGGCGGGTGCCGAGCGCGAGGAGTGTCTGCGCGTGCTGCGCGAGGCCCTGGCGAACCGGCCCGCGTTGTAG
- a CDS encoding aldehyde dehydrogenase (NADP(+)), with product MNWMGLSLIGAERGEPGGPTFTGWNPAEGVALEPRFHGARPQEVERACVLAEQAAPTLAALPSRQRAVFLEHIAEALLAAEADFLAVTPKETGLPPARIQGELGRAAGQFRQFARLLEEGSWVDARIDRALPERRPLPRPDLRSLLRPVGPVAVFGASNFPLAFSVAGGDTASALAAGCPVVAKAHPAHPATSERAGLAIREAVAACGLPEGVFSLLFDAGTEVGASLVSHPAIRAVGFTGSRGGGRALMALAAARPVPIPVFAEMGSINPIFLLPEALAARPQAMADALAMSILQGAGQFCTSPGLLVAVEGPGYEVFRARLAEKLGAASAAPMLTPAIAERFREGVSRLAARTDTRTCARGESKAALGAAALFEAEARVVLAESALTEEVFGSCAVLTVARDAAELVHVASRLEGQLTATVMMDAGDTALASELLPTLSDRVGRVLMNGVPTGVEVCPAMVHGGPFPASSDGRFTAVGTGAIRRFVRPVCFQDVPDALLPPELREANPLNLWRTVEGVLKRE from the coding sequence ATGAACTGGATGGGACTGTCCTTGATTGGCGCCGAACGCGGCGAGCCCGGTGGGCCGACGTTCACCGGCTGGAATCCCGCGGAGGGCGTGGCGCTCGAGCCTCGCTTCCACGGCGCGCGGCCCCAGGAGGTGGAGCGGGCCTGCGTGCTCGCGGAGCAGGCCGCCCCCACGCTCGCGGCGCTGCCCTCGCGTCAGCGCGCCGTGTTCCTGGAGCACATCGCCGAGGCGCTCCTCGCGGCGGAGGCGGACTTCCTCGCCGTGACGCCAAAGGAGACCGGACTTCCCCCCGCGCGCATCCAGGGAGAGCTGGGCCGCGCGGCCGGACAGTTCCGTCAGTTCGCCCGACTGCTGGAGGAAGGCAGTTGGGTGGATGCGCGCATCGACCGGGCCCTGCCCGAGCGCCGTCCCTTGCCGCGTCCGGACCTGCGCTCCCTGCTGCGCCCCGTGGGGCCGGTGGCCGTGTTCGGCGCGAGCAACTTCCCGCTCGCGTTCTCCGTCGCCGGAGGTGACACCGCGTCCGCGCTGGCCGCGGGCTGTCCCGTCGTCGCCAAGGCCCATCCCGCGCACCCCGCGACGTCGGAGCGCGCAGGCCTGGCCATCCGCGAGGCCGTGGCGGCGTGTGGGCTGCCCGAAGGCGTGTTCTCGCTCCTGTTCGACGCGGGCACGGAGGTGGGCGCCTCGCTCGTGAGCCACCCCGCCATCCGCGCCGTCGGCTTCACGGGCTCTCGTGGCGGAGGACGCGCGCTGATGGCGCTGGCCGCCGCTCGGCCTGTTCCCATTCCCGTCTTCGCGGAGATGGGCTCCATCAACCCCATCTTCCTCCTGCCGGAGGCGCTGGCCGCCCGTCCCCAGGCGATGGCGGACGCGCTGGCCATGTCCATCCTCCAGGGCGCGGGCCAGTTCTGCACCTCGCCTGGCCTGCTCGTGGCGGTGGAGGGCCCTGGGTACGAGGTCTTCCGCGCGCGGCTCGCGGAGAAGCTGGGGGCCGCCTCGGCCGCGCCCATGTTGACGCCCGCCATCGCCGAGCGCTTTCGCGAGGGCGTGAGCCGTCTCGCCGCTCGCACGGACACGCGGACCTGTGCACGGGGTGAGTCGAAGGCCGCGCTGGGCGCTGCCGCGCTGTTCGAGGCGGAGGCCCGCGTGGTGCTCGCCGAGAGCGCGCTCACGGAAGAGGTGTTCGGAAGCTGCGCGGTGCTGACGGTGGCGCGTGACGCGGCGGAGCTGGTGCACGTGGCGTCGAGGCTGGAAGGCCAGCTCACCGCGACGGTGATGATGGATGCGGGAGACACGGCGCTGGCCTCCGAGCTGCTCCCCACGTTGTCGGACCGCGTGGGGCGCGTGCTGATGAATGGTGTCCCCACGGGCGTGGAGGTCTGCCCGGCCATGGTGCATGGCGGTCCCTTTCCGGCCAGCTCGGATGGCCGCTTCACCGCCGTGGGCACGGGCGCCATCCGCCGCTTCGTGCGGCCGGTGTGCTTCCAGGATGTACCGGACGCGCTGCTCCCGCCGGAGCTGCGCGAGGCGAATCCCTTGAACCTGTGGCGAACGGTGGAGGGGGTACTGAAGCGGGAGTGA
- a CDS encoding M9 family metallopeptidase, whose product MRSPVTDWCRCHIVLAICCLTLFAPGADARPGGPLPAESAQRVHGLEHAHQRIQPDERQPDVSPEQLRQALTPPAPKRFLLACDTAAFGAATGTALVTLVKGSSTECINTLFSVTGTLARQVFIESKMVTIANALTTSAQGYGGNNNGQTLQLIMFLRAGYYVQYYAPDVVGSYGTALANAIRPALAAFVANSHFRDVNDDHGAVLREFVTLIDSAGENARHLGTFKGLLDRFNDTTLASWYMRSATSNVFVGLFRGHYNDDFVAAVQQDPSIIDSLDSFGLRTEHLLGTDNQYLAVNAARELSRFLQYPGTVQTKTRPKVKALITSHSMTGPTAGVWVGAAEMADYYDGANCAYYGICDFRRTLEQAVLRVTHDCGATLRMRAQEMTATQLTQSCGQLATQESYFHDKLKTGRLPVASDNNTSLEMVIFDSSLDYQTYAGALFGIDTNNGGMYLEGDPAASGNQARFIAYEAEWVRPAFEIWNLRHEYVHYLDGRFNMKGDFGDSISQPTIWWIEGLGEYVSKKDDNASAVELGTSKSFQLSQILRNDYNSGTERVYYWGYLAVRFMFERHPAQVDTFVGQFRAGNYTGYRTSLDSLGSANDAEFHQWIDCVSTATDPSTCANPDPGPGPGNGTPCTGADTRMLDNGCYRGPLAGNNIQYFYLWVPAGARNLRFQMSGGTGNADLYIRANQWPSTTAYDYRPYLAGNDEVVDIPSPLTGVYYYAMVRSRAAFAGVKLESRFDAAP is encoded by the coding sequence ATGCGCAGTCCAGTCACGGATTGGTGTCGCTGTCACATCGTCCTCGCCATCTGTTGTCTCACCCTGTTCGCACCCGGAGCGGACGCCCGTCCCGGAGGTCCTCTCCCGGCCGAGTCTGCTCAGCGCGTTCATGGACTGGAGCACGCGCACCAACGCATCCAACCCGACGAGCGGCAGCCGGATGTCTCCCCGGAGCAGCTGCGTCAGGCCCTCACCCCACCCGCACCGAAGCGCTTTCTGCTGGCGTGTGACACGGCGGCCTTCGGGGCCGCCACCGGCACGGCGCTCGTCACGCTGGTGAAGGGCTCCTCGACGGAGTGCATCAACACGCTGTTCAGCGTCACGGGCACGCTCGCCCGGCAGGTGTTCATCGAGAGCAAGATGGTCACCATCGCCAACGCGCTCACCACCAGCGCGCAAGGCTACGGGGGCAACAACAATGGCCAGACGCTCCAGCTCATCATGTTCCTGCGCGCGGGGTACTACGTGCAGTACTACGCCCCGGACGTCGTGGGCAGCTACGGCACGGCGCTGGCCAACGCCATCCGCCCGGCCCTGGCCGCCTTCGTGGCCAACAGCCACTTCCGGGACGTCAACGACGACCACGGCGCGGTGCTGCGGGAGTTCGTCACGCTCATCGACAGCGCGGGGGAGAACGCGCGGCACCTGGGCACCTTCAAGGGCCTGCTGGACCGCTTCAACGACACCACCCTGGCCTCCTGGTACATGCGCAGCGCCACCAGCAACGTCTTCGTCGGACTGTTCCGCGGCCACTACAACGACGACTTCGTGGCGGCCGTACAGCAGGACCCGTCCATCATCGACTCGCTGGACTCCTTCGGCCTGCGCACCGAGCACCTGCTGGGCACCGACAACCAGTACCTCGCCGTCAACGCGGCCCGCGAGCTGTCCCGCTTCCTCCAGTACCCGGGGACGGTGCAGACGAAGACGCGCCCCAAGGTGAAGGCGCTCATCACCAGCCACTCGATGACGGGCCCCACCGCGGGCGTCTGGGTGGGCGCCGCGGAGATGGCCGACTACTACGACGGCGCCAACTGCGCGTACTACGGCATCTGCGACTTCCGGCGGACGCTGGAGCAGGCGGTGCTCCGCGTGACGCACGACTGCGGCGCCACGCTGCGCATGCGCGCCCAGGAGATGACGGCCACGCAACTCACGCAGAGCTGCGGCCAGCTCGCCACGCAGGAGTCCTACTTCCACGACAAGCTGAAGACGGGCCGCCTGCCCGTCGCCAGTGACAACAACACGTCGCTGGAGATGGTCATCTTCGACAGCAGCCTGGACTACCAGACGTATGCCGGCGCGCTGTTCGGCATCGACACGAACAACGGCGGCATGTACCTGGAGGGAGACCCGGCGGCGTCCGGCAATCAGGCCCGCTTCATCGCCTACGAGGCGGAGTGGGTTCGGCCCGCGTTCGAAATCTGGAACCTGCGCCACGAGTACGTCCACTACCTGGATGGCCGCTTCAACATGAAGGGCGACTTCGGCGACAGCATCAGCCAGCCCACCATCTGGTGGATTGAAGGGCTGGGTGAGTACGTCTCCAAGAAGGACGACAACGCGTCCGCGGTGGAGCTGGGCACCAGCAAGAGCTTCCAGCTCAGCCAGATTCTGCGCAACGACTACAACAGTGGCACCGAGCGCGTGTACTACTGGGGCTACCTCGCGGTGCGCTTCATGTTCGAGCGCCACCCGGCGCAGGTGGACACCTTCGTTGGCCAGTTCCGCGCGGGGAACTACACCGGGTATCGCACGTCGCTGGACAGCCTGGGCTCGGCGAACGACGCGGAGTTCCACCAGTGGATTGACTGCGTCTCCACCGCGACCGACCCGAGCACCTGCGCGAATCCGGACCCGGGCCCGGGGCCCGGCAACGGCACGCCGTGCACGGGCGCGGACACCCGGATGCTGGACAACGGTTGCTACCGGGGCCCGCTGGCCGGAAACAACATCCAGTACTTCTACCTCTGGGTGCCCGCCGGCGCGCGCAACCTGCGCTTCCAGATGAGCGGCGGCACGGGCAACGCGGACCTCTACATCCGCGCCAACCAGTGGCCGTCGACGACGGCGTATGACTACCGGCCGTATCTGGCCGGCAACGACGAGGTGGTGGACATCCCCTCGCCGCTGACCGGCGTCTACTACTACGCCATGGTGAGGTCCCGCGCGGCGTTCGCGGGCGTGAAGCTGGAGTCCCGCTTCGACGCGGCGCCGTGA
- a CDS encoding ArsR/SmtB family transcription factor, whose translation MVTPMVQQRSEQLDAVFHALSDPTRREMLRSLSSGPRSIGELAAPFSMSFAGASKHVKTLERAGLVNRSVEGRTHRCSLAPAPLAGAADWLRFYERFWNDRLDALERELRKPERGSARKGARHE comes from the coding sequence ATGGTCACCCCCATGGTTCAGCAACGTTCCGAGCAGCTCGACGCGGTCTTCCACGCGCTTTCCGACCCGACGCGGCGGGAGATGCTGCGCAGCCTGTCCTCGGGACCGCGGAGCATTGGCGAACTGGCGGCGCCGTTCAGCATGTCCTTCGCGGGCGCTTCCAAGCACGTCAAGACGCTGGAGCGTGCGGGGTTGGTGAACAGGTCGGTGGAGGGGCGCACGCATCGGTGCAGCCTCGCGCCGGCGCCGCTGGCCGGAGCGGCCGACTGGCTGCGTTTCTACGAGCGCTTCTGGAATGACCGGCTGGATGCCCTGGAGCGGGAGCTCCGCAAGCCCGAGCGCGGCAGCGCCAGGAAGGGCGCGCGACATGAGTGA
- a CDS encoding toxin-antitoxin system YwqK family antitoxin, with protein sequence MQLKKRVLTGAALSLAAGMALGCNRASGPCPDGARLQGRAPPDGVLQWCAQLDGKKHGRWAEWHATGKLKTEGTYVDGKMEGRWVSYFEDGVKQFEGDYRGGLKQGLWTLYYEEGQKNREELHSPGSGPVKWTAWRSDGSKWAEGTLAGHRSQGAYAEWHPNGALAVQGQYEKGEKTGDWKYWDVAGAATDVPQGDFDSE encoded by the coding sequence GTGCAGTTGAAGAAGCGCGTGCTGACAGGTGCGGCGCTGTCGCTCGCCGCCGGGATGGCCCTGGGGTGCAACCGGGCTTCCGGGCCCTGTCCCGATGGCGCGCGGCTCCAGGGTCGCGCGCCGCCCGACGGCGTCCTCCAGTGGTGCGCCCAACTCGATGGCAAGAAGCACGGCCGTTGGGCGGAGTGGCACGCCACCGGGAAGCTGAAGACGGAGGGCACCTACGTCGACGGGAAGATGGAGGGCCGCTGGGTCAGCTACTTCGAGGACGGCGTGAAGCAGTTCGAGGGCGACTATCGTGGCGGGCTCAAGCAGGGCCTGTGGACCCTCTACTACGAGGAGGGCCAGAAGAACCGCGAGGAGCTCCATTCGCCCGGCTCCGGCCCGGTGAAGTGGACCGCCTGGCGCTCGGACGGCTCGAAGTGGGCGGAAGGGACGCTGGCGGGGCATCGCTCGCAGGGCGCTTATGCGGAGTGGCACCCCAATGGCGCGCTGGCCGTGCAGGGCCAGTACGAGAAGGGGGAGAAGACGGGTGATTGGAAGTACTGGGACGTCGCGGGCGCCGCCACGGACGTTCCGCAGGGCGACTTCGACAGCGAGTGA